In Triticum aestivum cultivar Chinese Spring chromosome 5B, IWGSC CS RefSeq v2.1, whole genome shotgun sequence, the following proteins share a genomic window:
- the LOC123116686 gene encoding thaumatin-like protein 1, with the protein MASFVSPTSTSSIACLLLFVIASFLQGLVAAAGVTFTFTNRCGGTVWPGVLANSGSAPLETTGFALSPGEARSLAAPAGWSGRFWARTGCAFDGTSGGKCATGDCGSGEAECHGSGATPPATLVEFTLGGGGKEDYYDVSLVDGYNVPVVVEPSAAGCPATGCLVDLNERCPAELRAAEGCRSACEAFDRPEYCCSGAFGGPDTCRPSAYSQAFKAACPRAYSYAYDDATSTFTCSGSAAYSVTFCPRAGTASSLKSSNDPLPRPGDVVAGAQVAADTWLASLATGENDAAAARTAAAAALRAAVAAAAAVALLVSSL; encoded by the exons ATGGCTTCTTTCGTCTCTCCGACGTCGACTTCCTCGATCGCCTGCCTCCTCCTGTTCGTCATCGCATCGTTCCTTCAAG ggctggtggcggcggccggcgtgacGTTCACGTTCACGAACCGGTGCGGCGGCACGGTGTGGCCGGGGGTGCTGGCCAACTCGGGAAGCGCGCCGCTGGAGACGACGGGGTTCGCGCTGAGCCCCGGGGAGGCGCGGTCGCTGGCGGCGCCGGCGGGGTGGTCGGGCCGGTTCTGGGCGCGCACGGGGTGCGCCTTCGACGGCACCTCCGGCGGCAAGTGCGCGACGGGCGACTGCGGCAGCGGCGAGGCGGAGTGCCACGGCTCCGGCGCGACGCCCCCCGCCACGCTCGTGGAGTTCACCCTCGGCGGAGGCGGCAAGGAGGACTACTACGACGTGAGCCTAGTGGACGGGTACAACGTGCCGGTGGTGGTGGAGCCGTCCGCGGCAGGGTGCCCGGCCACGGGGTGCCTCGTGGACCTCAACGAGCGGTGCCCGGCGGAGCTCCGGGCCGCGGAGGGGTGCCGGAGCGCGTGCGAGGCGTTCGACCGGCCGGAGTACTGCTGCAGCGGCGCGTTCGGCGGGCCGGACACGTGCCGGCCCTCCGCCTACTCGCAGGCGTTCAAGGCGGCGTGCCCGCGCGCCTACAGCTACGCCTACGACGACGCCACCTCCACCTTCACCTGCTCCGGCTCCGCCGCCTACTCCGTCACCTTCTGCCCCCGCGCCGGCACCGCCAGCAG CCTCAAGTCGAGCAACGACCCGCTGCCGAGGCCGGGCGACGTGGTCGCCGGCGCGCAGGTCGCGGCGGACACGTGGCTGGCGAGCCTGGCGACAGGCGAGAACGACGCCGCCGCGGccaggacggcggcggcagcggcgctccgagccgcggtggcggcggcggcggccgtggcctTGCTTGTGTCGTCACTCTAG